A stretch of the Nicotiana tabacum cultivar K326 chromosome 6, ASM71507v2, whole genome shotgun sequence genome encodes the following:
- the LOC107827521 gene encoding uncharacterized protein LOC107827521: MIMEAIAITRFSASNSPLLIRSMATQKPTPSATSTVASKKTTTPSVKLLTRVEQLRLLTKAEKAGLLSAAEKSGLSLSTIERLGLLSKAEEFGILSAATDPGTPSVLFSLSLGLLVLGPACVYLVPEDYPWQIGLQVVVALLSVVGGSAAFGASNLVSDLQKLK; the protein is encoded by the exons atgataatGGAGGCCATTGCGATAACACGTTTCTCTGCTTCAAATTCCCCACTTCTCATCCGATCTATGGCTACCCAAAAACCAACTCCATCCGCTACCAGCACTGTCGCTTCTAAAAAG ACAACAACACCGTCGGTGAAGTTATTGACAAGggtggagcagttgaggcttcTAACTAAAGCAGAGAAAGCTGGTTTACTATCTGCTGCTGAGAAATCTGGACTCTCTTTATCAACAATTGAAAGACTTGGTCTTCTTTCCAAAGCTGAAGAGTTTGGGATTCTTTCTGCAGCTACTGACCCTGGAACCCCATCAGTACTATTTAGCTTGAGCTTGGGATTGTTGGTTCTTGGTCCTGCTTGTGTGTATCTGGTCCCTGAAGATTACCCTTGGCAAATTGGTTTGCAGGTTGTGGTTGCTCTACTTTCTGTTGTTGGTGGCTCTGCTGCTTTTGGAGCCTCAAATCTTGTATCCGATTTGCAGAAATTAAAGTGA